The genome window TCATAAATGAAACCTCTGAAAAAATTCCATCTGCGGCGTTGCCTGCAAATCAGCAATCCTCACGTACTTGCATGTACGCTCCGGTTGCTGATCTGCAGGCGCCTTGCATCTGGAACTTTTTCAGAGGTTTCATGCCCCATAGAGAATTACTTACTGGGTTCGCTGTTTGACATAATCAATAATATCGGAAACCTTAACAATCTTTTCGGCATCTTCGTCGGGAATTTCCATTTCGAATTCTTCTTCTAAAGCCATGACCAACTCAACTACATCGAGCGAATCAGCACCCAAGTCATCGATGAGGGCTGCATCTTTTTGAACTTCATCTTCACTTAACCCCAATTGTTCTGCAACAATTTGAATAA of Deltaproteobacteria bacterium contains these proteins:
- the acpP gene encoding acyl carrier protein → MSTEKKIIQIVAEQLGLSEDEVQKDAALIDDLGADSLDVVELVMALEEEFEMEIPDEDAEKIVKVSDIIDYVKQRTQ